TGCCTTGCGGTTGTCTTACCACAAACTTCTTAAGAGTTTAAGATTTCAATAGCtaatataaactcaaaatcataattattaatatcgattcaaaaaatgaattgaaaagggTTTTGGATCAACATACAAGTTATCAAGttaatcaagtaaaatatttttactaaaatacttttgttttgtttttttaaaaaaattatcataatttaattgaatttagcTGGATTAActagattttattaaataaatattttatctaattcaattaaaaactttgTTTGAGTGAAGTTTTACGTTAACATATCAAATCTAGagtgattaaaattaaatatttaaaaaaacaggcCATTTTTTGCTGTACTAATTATTTCTGACATCCCTCATGTACGTACATGTATACAAGTTGACTTTTCAATTGGCTTATTGCAGccgtgcatatatatatatttatagtctAGCGATGTACTGCTGATGAACGCCTAATATATTTAGAAGGTTTATTTCCTTGTATCAACATGTCAATCTTCGGCGCAAGcgcaacctctctctctctactcgTATTGCTCCTGGCAACTCTCTTCCAACTCTCATATGGCGATGTTGGCACTTGTGCCGCCTACAGCGCCCCATATTTACGTAAGTGCCATTACCACCTCTACAACTAGAACTTCCATaactgaaatttaaaaacttttcccTCCTTcctaactttcttttttctttcttgggtGATTGTAATGCATGCAGCCACTGCCTGCTATGGAAATTCATCATCACAATTCCCATCAAGCAACATGTTTGCCGCAGCCGGCGAGGGAATATGGGATAACGGTGCAGCCTGTGGGAGACAATACTTGGTGAGATGTATTAGTGCAGCTGTTCCTAGAACTTGCCTTCCGGACCAGATGGTTCAGGTTAGGATTGTGGATCGTGCGCAAAC
The Populus nigra chromosome 3, ddPopNigr1.1, whole genome shotgun sequence genome window above contains:
- the LOC133689202 gene encoding EG45-like domain containing protein, which translates into the protein MSIFGASATSLSLLVLLLATLFQLSYGDVGTCAAYSAPYLPTACYGNSSSQFPSSNMFAAAGEGIWDNGAACGRQYLVRCISAAVPRTCLPDQMVQVRIVDRAQTSRSRPSSDGATIVLATPAFGTIADPSAPLINVEFQQV